Proteins encoded by one window of Labrus bergylta chromosome 2, fLabBer1.1, whole genome shotgun sequence:
- the LOC136181174 gene encoding serine-aspartate repeat-containing protein G-like: protein MLSDSDPSATPDNMEDSSPDNVEDSSPDNVEDSSPDNVEDSSPDNVEDSSPDNVEDSSPDNVEDSSPDNMEDSSPDNMEDSSPDNMEDSSPDNMEDSSPERFLSSLDGLLLFSY from the coding sequence atgctctcagattcagatccatcagcaacccctgacaacatggaggactcgtcccctgacaacgtggaggactcgtcccctgacaacgtggaggactcgtcccctgacaacgtggaggactcgtcccccgacaacgtggaggactcgtcccccgacaacgtggaggactcgtcccccgacaacgtggaggactcgtcccccgacaacatggaggactcgtcccccgacaacatggaggactcgtcccccgacaacatggaggactcgtcccccgacaacatggaggactcgtcccctgagcgtttcctgtcctctctcgatggtcttcttctcttcagttattaa